In the Drosophila gunungcola strain Sukarami unplaced genomic scaffold, Dgunungcola_SK_2 000001F, whole genome shotgun sequence genome, one interval contains:
- the LOC128262824 gene encoding uncharacterized protein LOC128262824 → MIANGKRTRAKNFTMGEELILEYLVLQHKDVVCSQKSGADVWRKKKDTWKQIAADFAVQSGIERPWQALRDKHINSTRLKRVKGLNEMGNKTTFNDTDSQRDLSNSAVSTISGAVKDEESSSDFDPEYESKNTFRSTSSEPPYEQDNSNFSTSKVKVKSVNDLRKEEATNILTDEKLNLLKVQQTYYRNENSRAAEQHKVEMEKQRIELEQRKVELEQYKLDLERFQVELQGKRLKNKLLEMEILEKQGNIKDSKETT, encoded by the exons ATGATTGCAAATGGGAAAAGAACTCGTGCGAAAAACTTCACCATGGGTGAGGAATTGATTCTGGAGTACCTGGTCCTGCAGCACAAGGATGTGGTTTGCAGTCAGAAGAGCGGTGCGGATGTATGGCGCAAGAAAAAAGACACCTGGAAACAGATCGCCGCAGATTTTGCAGTTCAATCTGGAATTGAACGTCCGTGGCAGGCATTGCGCGATAAACACATAAATTCCACTCGATTAAAGCGAGTAAAGGGACTCAatgaaatgggcaataaaactaCATTCAATGATACGGACTCCCAGCGAGATTTGTCCAATTCAGCCGTCTCTACAATCAGTGGAGCTGTTAAAGATGAAGAAA GTAGCTCCGACTTTGATCCAGAATATGAATCCAAAAACACCTTTAGAAGCACCTCCAGTGAACCTCCGTACGAGCAGGACAACTCAAACTTTTCGACTTCAAAAGTCAAAGTAAAATCAGTCAATGATTTGAGAAAAGAGGAGGCCACAAACATCCTTACAGATGAAAAACTAAATCTGCTGAAAGTCCAACAAACTTACTATCGAAATGAAAACTCCAGGGCAGCCGAGCAGCACAAAGTCGAGATGGAAAAGCAGAGAATCGAACTAGAACAGCGGAAAGTAGAGCTTGAGCAGTACAAACTGGACTTGGAAAGGTTTCAGGTGGAACTGCAGGGAAAGCGCCTGAAAAACAAACTACTCGAAATGGAAATCCTTGAGAAACAGGGCAACATCAAGGATAGCAAAGAGACTACTTAA
- the LOC128262825 gene encoding cytochrome b-c1 complex subunit Rieske, mitochondrial produces the protein MMNAVSRAYVRGGAQVLSTGLKATGVAVNSMANRQAHTDLQVPDFSPYRRESVKDSRRRNETAEERKAFSYMLVGAGAVGGAYAAKGLVNTFIGSMSASAEVLAMAKIEIKLADIPEGKSVTFKWRGKPLFIRHRTSAEIETERGVATSTLRDPETDDQRVVKPEWLVVIGVCTHLGCVPIANAGDWGGYYCPCHGSHYDASGRIRKGPAPLNLEVPTHEFPNEGLLIVG, from the exons ATGATGAACGCCGTGTCGCGTGCTTACGTCCGGGGCGGAGCCCAGGTCCTTTCGACAGGACTCAAGGCGACTGGAGTGGCCGTGAATTCCATGG CTAACCGCCAGGCACACACCGATCTGCAGGTGCCGGACTTCTCGCCCTACCGCCGGGAGTCCGTGAAGGACAGCCGCCGTCGCAACGAGACCGCCGAGGAGCGCAAGGCCTTCTCCTACATGCTCGTCGGAGCTGGAGCCGTGGGCGGTGCCTATGCGGCCAAGGGTCTGGTCAACACCTTCATTGGATCGATGAGCGCCTCCGCCGAGGTCTTGGCCATGGCCAAGATCGAGATCAAGCTGGCCGACATCCCGGAGGGCAAGTCGGTGACGTTCAAGTGGCGCGGCAAGCCGCTCTTCATCCGCCATCGCACTTCCGCGGAGATCGAAACCGAGCGAGGAGTGGCCACATCCACGCTGCGTGATCCCGAAACCGATGAT CAACGTGTGGTTAAGCCCGAATGGCTGGTGGTCATCGGTGTGTGCACGCATCTGGGCTGTGTGCCCATCGCGAATGCCGGTGACTGGGGTGGCTACTATTGCCCCTGTCACGGCTCCCACTACGACGCCTCTGGAAGGATCCGCAAGGGACCGGCGCCACTTAATTTGGAAGTGCCCACCCACGAGTTCCCCAACGAGGGTCTCCTCATTGTCGGCTAG
- the LOC128262818 gene encoding rab3 GTPase-activating protein catalytic subunit isoform X2 — MAEEIDDNEFYRENFSADSDWEVFNAQLGEILQKWDVSAESDVGRSLKSEEIFMCKWKVERETLDMLRNGIEVEYHQAVLEDEELLTKEEIKENPCLQRTNCHHDLMSSGNSFGPPIRSSQDLHILARIYGLRRFIVLHPVQPNLHYMKSTSEFNFFLSSVAVVSAEVQSVVPTFVQIYDPKWNFYTGVALAPALRTNFRLIGLEKAPPECRFLMGLLNLFREKLPTSYSQAAAMISVCTTYALDTMRIRMPMYVPFDRGLSSEDIVVDGEVSPLELQQFYALPHGYTPESCTEIYLVYTWPELSEHVAFDSEQRTDFVPSKAPLGKIYLSVEASSYLSCCLRDYQSVEGVTRSLESFVGRNFSGTSSGAEAGSNPLDRITEHNLTKRRDRSYELPSQAGLTKRLPGPMTESELSELLAYLFPDMHPDMALFPYEKKSFKDKFDPMRIKSAVPDSLVCRLSCLLATCHAHLGSVEGMAQVWAAFTRQLRLLWDNCLTVPGEN; from the exons atGGCCGAGGAAATCGACGATAATGAATTTTACCGCGAAAACTTCAGTGCCGATTCCGATTGGGAGGTGTTCAATGCCCAACTGGGTGAGATACTCCAGAAATGGGACGTATCCGCGGAATCTGACGTGGGTAGGAGTCTCAAGTCGGAGGAAATCTTTATGTGCAAATGGAAGGTGGAGAGGGAAACATTGGATATGCTAAGAAATGGCATAGAAGTGGAGTATCATCAGGCTGTGCTGGAAGATGAGGAGCTACTGACGAAGGAGGAAATCAAGGAGAATCCCTGCCTGCAGCGCACCAACTGCCATCATGACCTCATGTCGAGTGGAAATAGCTTTGGTCCTCCGATTAGGAGCTCCCAGGATCTGCATATACTGGCCAGGATCTATGGCCTTCGGCGCTTTATAGTCCTGCATCCCGTGCAACCCAATCTCCACTACATGAAGTCCACCTCGGAGTTCAATTTCTTTCTCAGCTCGGTGGCCGTCGTATCCGCTGAGGTGCAGAGCGTTGTGCCCACCTTCGTGCAGATCTACGATCCCAAATGGAACTTCTACACGGGCGTGGCCTTAGCTCCCGCCCTGAGGACGAATTTCCGGCTCATTGGACTGGAGAAGGCCCCGCCCGAGTGTCGTTTTCTAATGGGTCTGCTCAACCTGTTCCGGGAGAAGTTGCCCACTTCGTATTCCCAGGCGGCGGCCATGATTTCCGTTTGCACCACCTACGCATTGGATACGATGCGCATCCGCATGCCCATGTATGTGCCCTTTGATCGTGGCCTCAGCTCTGAGGACATTGTGGTGGATGGCGAAGTCTCGCCCCTGGAACTGCAGCAGTTTTATGCCCTACCACATGGTTATACACCCGAATCCTGTACGGAAATCTATTTGGTCTACACGTGGCCGGAGTTATCCGAACATGTGGCCTTCGATAGCGAACAACGAACCGATTTTGTACCCTCCAAGGCTCCGCTTGGCAAGATCTACCTCTCCGTTGAAGCCTCATCGTATTTATCCTGCTGCCTGAGGGATTATCAATCTGTGGAGGGAGTCACTAGATCCCTGGAGTCCTTTGTGGGCAGAAATTTCTCGGGCACTAGCAGTGGAGCTGAGGCGGGTTCCAATCCATTGGATCGCATCACGGAGCACAACTTGACCAAGAGGAGGGATAGGAGCTACGAGTTGCCTTCACAAGCGGGTTTGACCAAGCGATTGCCAGGTCCCATGACCGAAAGCGAGTTGAGCGAACTTCTGGCCTACCTTTTCCCCGATATGCATCCCGATATGGCGCTGTTTCCTTACGAAAAAAAGAGCTTCAAGGATAAG TTCGATCCCATGCGAATAAAGAGCGCTGTTCCCGACTCTTTGGTTTGTCGCCTCAGTTGTCTTTTGGccacctgccacgcccacttggGCAGCGTTGAGGGCATGGCCCAAGTGTGGGCGGCCTTCACCCGCCAACTGCGATTGCTGTGGGACAACTGCTTAACAGTTCCAGG